A genomic region of Caldicellulosiruptor acetigenus contains the following coding sequences:
- the dtd gene encoding D-aminoacyl-tRNA deacylase, which produces MRAVVQRVKEAFVVVDGKEVGRIQKGLCLLVGVAQDDTEEDADYLCEKVVNLRIFEDENSKFNLSLLDVGGEVLVVSNFTVMGDARKGRRPNFMFAAEKEKAERLYNYFVERLKEKVKKVECGVFQAHMEVGILNDGPVTVLLDSKKVF; this is translated from the coding sequence TTGAGAGCTGTTGTTCAAAGAGTGAAAGAAGCTTTTGTTGTGGTTGACGGCAAAGAGGTTGGAAGAATCCAAAAAGGTCTTTGTTTACTTGTTGGTGTTGCACAGGATGATACAGAAGAGGATGCTGATTATCTTTGTGAAAAGGTTGTAAACCTTAGAATATTTGAAGATGAAAATTCAAAGTTCAATCTTTCTCTTTTGGATGTAGGTGGCGAAGTTTTGGTTGTCTCAAATTTTACAGTTATGGGCGATGCAAGGAAAGGGAGAAGACCGAACTTCATGTTTGCAGCAGAAAAAGAAAAGGCAGAAAGGCTGTACAACTACTTTGTTGAAAGGCTTAAAGAGAAGGTTAAAAAGGTTGAATGTGGAGTTTTTCAGGCGCACATGGAGGTAGGTATTTTAAATGACGGGCCTGTGACAGTTTTGCTTGACAGCAAAAAGGTTTTCTGA
- a CDS encoding MBL fold metallo-hydrolase codes for MFFKCIEVGDVVTNCYVFGKKEVVIIDPGDDATRIESIIVENDLIPKAILLTHGHFDHFLGCCYLKQRFKLPVYAHRDEKEVLSNPAYNLSYLIGSEIKITCDGYFEDGDVFEFADFSLKVLHTPGHTPGSSCFLYDNILFSGDTLFKDSYGRGDLPLGNQDKVFESIKEKLLVLPRDTKVYPGHGVPTTIGDELKNF; via the coding sequence ATGTTTTTTAAATGCATTGAAGTTGGAGATGTTGTGACAAACTGCTATGTTTTTGGGAAAAAAGAGGTTGTCATTATTGACCCGGGAGATGATGCAACAAGAATAGAGAGCATTATTGTGGAAAATGACCTTATTCCAAAAGCCATACTTTTGACACACGGACATTTTGACCACTTTTTAGGCTGCTGCTATCTAAAACAGAGGTTCAAACTACCAGTTTACGCGCACAGAGACGAAAAAGAAGTCTTATCAAATCCAGCATATAACCTGTCGTATCTGATTGGTTCAGAGATAAAAATAACCTGTGATGGATATTTTGAAGATGGAGATGTATTCGAATTTGCTGATTTTTCATTGAAAGTATTGCACACACCAGGGCACACACCTGGCTCGAGCTGTTTTTTGTACGATAATATCTTATTTTCGGGCGACACGCTGTTTAAAGACTCTTATGGCAGAGGAGACCTTCCGCTTGGGAATCAAGATAAGGTATTCGAGTCGATAAAAGAAAAGCTATTGGTCCTTCCAAGGGATACAAAAGTTTATCCAGGGCATGGTGTGCCAACTACCATTGGTGATGAGCTTAAAAATTTTTAA
- a CDS encoding coproporphyrinogen III oxidase, translated as MFTKGVEHSLRITYFSNSQKFLYDFQHIIRAFYPGAQVKFGHGGDIHFEAYFEEMKVVLKIQTQHKTVQKEFVLVSDEHESKRIFGRNLYDLLKDETKRELPWGILTGIRPTKIVYPLLEQGLNDEQIYNFLQKEYYISDKKSKLLLKVAKNEMDILNKLESSSACLYIGIPICPTKCLYCSFSCHEITRQVKSLIGMYTDSLICELEKTYQKIEENKNRIVAIYFGGGSPAVLGIENIKKIFTNLFENLERKHIQEITFEAGRPDTIDEKLLQYLSEINQDLNVRLCINPQTSNDNTLKIIGRNHSFEDIKRAFAQAYKYSFKNINSDVILGLPGEDENDYKRTIDDVLKLSPASITVHTLSIKRASLLRFRWNEYEFMDEETVNNLLDWTQYILEEHGYIPYYMYRQKNMIGNFENVGYCKRGFEGLYNVMIMQEKHNIYACGAKAVSKFVYEGDRIERVFNPADIKLYISRMLSVDV; from the coding sequence ATCTTTACAAAAGGGGTAGAGCACAGTTTGAGAATAACATATTTTTCGAACAGCCAAAAGTTTTTGTATGATTTTCAACACATAATAAGAGCATTTTATCCTGGTGCGCAGGTAAAGTTTGGTCATGGTGGAGACATTCATTTTGAGGCGTATTTTGAAGAAATGAAAGTAGTTTTAAAAATTCAAACACAGCACAAAACCGTTCAGAAAGAATTTGTGCTAGTTAGTGACGAACATGAATCAAAGAGGATATTCGGTAGGAACCTTTATGACCTTTTAAAGGATGAGACAAAAAGAGAGCTTCCCTGGGGGATTTTAACAGGAATAAGACCCACAAAGATTGTGTACCCTTTGTTGGAGCAAGGGTTAAACGATGAGCAAATTTACAACTTCCTGCAAAAGGAATATTATATCTCTGATAAGAAATCAAAACTTCTTCTAAAGGTTGCAAAGAATGAAATGGACATTTTAAACAAGCTTGAGTCTTCTTCGGCTTGTTTGTACATAGGCATTCCAATTTGCCCGACTAAGTGTCTTTACTGTTCCTTTTCCTGCCACGAAATTACAAGGCAGGTAAAAAGTTTAATAGGAATGTATACAGATAGCCTCATTTGTGAACTTGAAAAGACATATCAAAAGATAGAAGAAAACAAAAACAGAATTGTTGCAATTTATTTTGGTGGTGGAAGTCCTGCAGTGTTGGGCATAGAGAACATAAAAAAGATTTTCACAAATCTATTTGAGAATCTTGAAAGGAAACATATTCAAGAAATCACATTTGAGGCAGGAAGGCCGGACACAATTGACGAAAAACTTTTGCAGTATCTATCAGAGATTAACCAAGATTTGAATGTCAGGCTTTGTATAAACCCTCAAACCTCAAATGACAACACTTTGAAAATAATAGGCAGAAATCACTCTTTTGAAGATATAAAAAGAGCATTTGCGCAAGCTTACAAATATAGTTTTAAGAATATAAACAGTGACGTGATATTAGGGCTTCCTGGTGAAGATGAGAATGATTATAAAAGGACAATTGATGATGTTTTAAAACTTTCTCCAGCTTCAATTACCGTTCACACACTTTCCATAAAAAGGGCAAGCCTTTTGAGGTTCAGATGGAATGAATATGAATTTATGGATGAGGAGACTGTAAATAACCTTCTTGATTGGACACAATATATCTTAGAGGAGCACGGCTACATTCCATACTACATGTACAGGCAAAAAAATATGATAGGGAACTTTGAAAATGTTGGATACTGCAAAAGAGGGTTTGAAGGGCTTTACAATGTGATGATAATGCAAGAGAAGC